One region of Equus caballus isolate H_3958 breed thoroughbred chromosome 23, TB-T2T, whole genome shotgun sequence genomic DNA includes:
- the LOC111770098 gene encoding spermatogenesis-associated protein 31D4 isoform X1: MEFSQWNVLSFLNSHIELFLSICSTFLDSDHNLTIVCGLCLLLLFLCFLVGIPSLPTFWKTKIYQKRQGRAKRRRKGGTSSGWRNYQREREEKRRLISILKRPLGRPLDTTRFRQLLCPDPSCEVCNSTTAEINRLLEDLEDDTASVSSMASTASGTESSFTLSSAFSEVPPGDLTPSPPPDPSPPPPSVLSPNPTTPLAGFLSPSPPGHSMPPEPSPPLESKFPADHCPPQPLALPPLPPHDTQATGPILQPETTLSLNTIFSLDRTLSQDINPSPNLSQIINPTDSLACHHTPPSLSVSPPTDHPLTVARSKSVSILLKSVPENSSPDSPGGLSTYVPTIRGTDHSSLSISELSWWQACAKDLFLAPSTLAPCAFNREFLALHSSESSLERHPTANLIERGNLSFLSPHVLALLERQVRKRSDFLMWREKEKEKGSFPKKLRPDYPLNPSRKMLESNADECDSAFSLPFWSSAGKPKELHMHGQPPYPKILEDHLQEKCTQLFWGLPSLHSESLPSAIRDSSDCTTIFLFNTISNASMGQESPVPLHRPPPSLPEIQPQPLPQTLPQSQPLPLTQVKSQAHLKSSLPILPSGPLPQRRICGVCHHRPRDESESLTSSEIQQLEWKVLQKQQESLWGSPSVVQRSQEEFCPSAPNFPYHQASQAHASISTLPVEFPLSDELRKKLEHHLRKRLIQHRWGLPRRIRECLSLMMPPRDFSEIAKSESNRGLSRISVNKDLNVGLSQSKSFHDRGSELLQGEKEMGKDQGHSPENGPKAHLLSDPESSSDKDPAYDSEKDLNSHVASLSGKNSRALEESLDQKQLENVLKAHLSKKFEEISEARLPGTVRSSWHASKQTLLLSDKSRTQITQRSLPPSVGGDSSLNTFQELCFIDSSAQQMMETHIKSFRMTMEWGLPCRVLESIQAFKLEDAASQSLPYFYCAPSNNPTLEVDSKSRGFEPHRGSSKSALQEKAETTNSALVLDRLCPATSPMGRQGQGVPRQSPSGINQEIAEVVQRSKGARQTHLPVTCGITGKASQKFTQLGNRCPPELPARQAGAKHETKDERVSPSDRRAGRQDKKMKSEPFSVHNTARDIFRAKELNALQSKTGNVLTTSKPGSSQMRRGNHSKIEITGTIESPAPKRQAPQDPKSSDLKEHLLRELKSKLEKRNQSQVQGQHTDRSPASESLTYKASLTHAHGVSPGDMGASQVLHVHLEDSGISRQQRQEPWVPKKDLKRYEDKKFPPATMRVSPPGPNKEELGGGDAGLGTSQPTRKTFATQITASEGTLGSKSSHTSSQKAQPPPESLLRKKMNHIFQWLRPGTKGKNQEHPQEKGSPISSAQSRGLVKGRAAVTGTTTAQKTRTVPGKFPVEKLGQRCAAEVTRPQEPLPSLRKFVKTWQKAEEQAQAEPVQGHPSNYRAPSCKVPNTKSCHHVEVVFAGQNYPTCSRRIRDQNRHPQKVMAFKDQLLDQKRPLSVPRREHVPHPSSTCRRQAGPGASSCSHHC, translated from the exons atggagttcagtcaatggaatgttctctcatttctgaatagccatattgagttgtttttgagcatctgctcaacattcttagatagcgaccacaacctcaccatcgtgtgtgggttgtgcttgcttcttctgttcctgtgcttcctggtggggattccatctttaccaaccttctggaaaaccaaaatctaccaaaag cgtcagggcagagccaagaggagaagaaaaggtggaacatcaagtg gttggagaaattaccagagggaaagagaggagaaaaggaggctaatttctattctgaaaag gcccctaggccggcctctcgataccacccgctttcgtcaactattatgcccagacccctcctgtgaggtgtgtaatagcacaactgctgagatcaatcggctcctggaggacctggaagatgataccgcctctgtgtcctctatggcttccacagcttctgggactgagtcatcattcactctgtcctctgccttctcagaagtccctccaggagacctaacaccatcccctccacctgacccttccccaccgcccccctccgttctctcacctaacccgACGACACCCTTAGCTggctttctttcaccctcaccaccgggtcactctatgccaccagagccttctcctcccttggagtccaaattcccagcagaccattgcccaccccaaccccttgcccttccccctctcccaccacatgacacccaggcaacgggtcctattctccaaccagagaccactctgtctctgaatacgatcttctctcttgaccgcaccctttcccaagatattaacccctcaccaaatttgtcccagataatcaatcccactgattcactggcttgtcatcacacaccaccaagcctgtctgtctcaccaccgacagaccaccctttaactgtggctcgatctaaatcggtttccatcttactgaagtctgttccagagaactcatctccagatagccctggcgggttgtccacttatgtcccaacaatcagaggcactgaccattcaagcctgtcaatttcagaattatcctggtggcaagcttgtgccaaagacttgttcttagcaccttccaccttggcaccatgtgcttttaatcgagagtttcttgctctccattcttcagagtcctctctggagagacaccctacagctaaccttatagagcgtggtaacctctcatttctcagccctcatgtcctggcactcctggagagacaagtccgaaagaggagtgatttcctgatgtggagggaaaaggagaaggagaagggttcttttccaaaaaaacttaggCCAGACTACCCACTAAATCCTTCGCGGAAAATGctagagtcaaatgctgatgagtgtgactcagcattctcccttcctttttggagcagtgcaggcaaaccaaaggagctgcacatgcatgggcagcccccatatcctaaaatcttggaggaccatttacaggaaaaatgtacgcagctcttctggggtctcccatctctgcacagcgagtccttgccctctgctatccgtgactcaagtgactgcaccacaatcttccttttcaataccatctcaaatgcctccatgggccaagaatccccggtacctctccatcgcccacctccatccttgcctgagatccagccccaacccttgcctcaaaccctgccccaatcccagcccctacctctcactcaggtcaagtcccaggcccaccttaaatcctcactcccaatcctaccatctggtcctctaccccagagaaggatctgtggagtgtgtcaccatagaccccgggatgaatcagagtctctcacctcatctgaaattcaacaactggaatggaaagtgttgcagaagcaacaggaaagtttgtggggttcgccctctgtagtccaaagatctcaggaggAATTTTGTCCTTCAGCTCCCAACTTcccttaccatcaggcctcccaggcccatgcctccatctccacccttcccgtagagtttcctctcagtgatgagctgaggaagaaactggaacatcaccttcgaaagaggctcatccaacaccggtggggcctgccccgcaggatccgtgagtgtctgtcactgatgatgcctccaagagatttctcagagatagctaagtcagagagcaatcgtggactctcacggatctcggtgaacaaagatctaaatgttggattgagccaatccaaaagcttccatgacaggggttcagaactgcttcagggagagaaggagatggggaaggatcaggggcatagcccagagaacggcccaaaagctcacctgttgagtgacccagagagctcttcagataaggatccggcatatgactctgagaaagacctaaatagtcacgtggcaagtctgtcagggaaaaattcaagggccttggaggaaagtctagatcagaaacaacttgaaaatgtcctcaaagcacatttgagcaagaagtttgaggaaatcagtgaggctcggctccctgggacggtgcgcagttcatggcatgctagcaagcagacattgctgctttctgacaaatcccgcacccaaataacacagaggagtctgccaccttcagtgggtggggactcctccctgaataccttccaggagctttgcttcattgattccagtgcccaacagatgatggaaacccatattaaaagctttcgtatgacgatggagtggggccttccctgcagggtcctggaatccatacaggcgtttaaattggaagatgctgcatcccagtccttgccctatttctactgcgccccctcaaataacccaactttggaagtggactccaaatccaggggcttcgagccccatagaggaagctctaaatccgctcttcaagaaaaagcggaaacaacaaattcagccctggtcctggatcgtctttgccctgctacttcacctatgggcaggcagggacaaggggtgccgagacaatcaccctctggtatcaaccaagagattgcagaggttgttcagaggagtaagggtgccaggcagactcatctgcctgtcacctgtggcatcacaggcaaagcgagtcagaaatttactcagctaggcaacagatgccccccagagctgcctgcaaggcaagctggtgccaaacatgagacaaaggatgagagagtgagtcccagtgatagaagagcagggcgacaggacaaaaagatgaagtcggaacccttttccgtgcacaacacggccagggacatattcagggccaaggagctcaacgctctgcagtcaaaaactggtaatgtgttgacaaccagcaagccaggaagctcccaaatgagacgtgggaatcacagtaaaatagaaattactgggaccattgaaagccctgcaccaaaaagacaagctCCCCAAGACCCGAAGTCATCGGATCTGAAGGAACATCTGTTGAgggaattaaagtcgaaactagagaagaggaatcagagccaggtccaaggccaacacactgacaggtcccctgcctcagagagcttgacttacaaggcctcactgactcatgcccacggtgtctcccctggggacatgggagcttcccaggtgctgcatgtccatctggaggacagtgggatcagcaggcagcagcggcaggagccttgggtccctaagaaagacctaaagaggtacgaggataagaaattcccaccagctacaatgagagtgagccctccgggccccaacaaagaagagcttggtggaggggatgcagggttggggacatcccaacctaccaGAAAGACTTTcgctactcagatcacagcatcagaggggacgcttgggagcaagtcttcccacacctcatcacagaaggcacagcctcctcctgaaagtctgctcagaaaaaagatgaaccacatttttcaatggcttcgtcctgggacaaagggcaagaaccaagaacatccccaggaaaagggcagccccatatcatctgcacagagcagaggcctggttaaagggagagctgccgttactgggaccaccacggctcagaagaccaggacggtccctgggaagttcccagtggagaaactggggcagcgttgtgcagcagaggtcacccgccctcaagagccccttccttccctgaggaagtttgtgaaaacttggCAGAAGGCCGAAgaacaggcccaggcagagcccgtccaggggcatccttccaactacagggctccctcctgtaaagtgccaaacacTAAGTCCTGCCACCAcgtagaagttgtctttgctggccagaattatcctacatgttctagacggatcagagaccagaacagacaccctcagaaagtcatggcgtttaaagatcagctcttggatcagaagcgtcccttatctgtgccccgcagggagcatgtgccccatccaagctccacctgcaggcgtcaagccggcccaggggcctccagctgttctcaccactgctaa
- the LOC111770098 gene encoding spermatogenesis-associated protein 31D1 isoform X2, producing the protein MASTASGTESSFTLSSAFSEVPPGDLTPSPPPDPSPPPPSVLSPNPTTPLAGFLSPSPPGHSMPPEPSPPLESKFPADHCPPQPLALPPLPPHDTQATGPILQPETTLSLNTIFSLDRTLSQDINPSPNLSQIINPTDSLACHHTPPSLSVSPPTDHPLTVARSKSVSILLKSVPENSSPDSPGGLSTYVPTIRGTDHSSLSISELSWWQACAKDLFLAPSTLAPCAFNREFLALHSSESSLERHPTANLIERGNLSFLSPHVLALLERQVRKRSDFLMWREKEKEKGSFPKKLRPDYPLNPSRKMLESNADECDSAFSLPFWSSAGKPKELHMHGQPPYPKILEDHLQEKCTQLFWGLPSLHSESLPSAIRDSSDCTTIFLFNTISNASMGQESPVPLHRPPPSLPEIQPQPLPQTLPQSQPLPLTQVKSQAHLKSSLPILPSGPLPQRRICGVCHHRPRDESESLTSSEIQQLEWKVLQKQQESLWGSPSVVQRSQEEFCPSAPNFPYHQASQAHASISTLPVEFPLSDELRKKLEHHLRKRLIQHRWGLPRRIRECLSLMMPPRDFSEIAKSESNRGLSRISVNKDLNVGLSQSKSFHDRGSELLQGEKEMGKDQGHSPENGPKAHLLSDPESSSDKDPAYDSEKDLNSHVASLSGKNSRALEESLDQKQLENVLKAHLSKKFEEISEARLPGTVRSSWHASKQTLLLSDKSRTQITQRSLPPSVGGDSSLNTFQELCFIDSSAQQMMETHIKSFRMTMEWGLPCRVLESIQAFKLEDAASQSLPYFYCAPSNNPTLEVDSKSRGFEPHRGSSKSALQEKAETTNSALVLDRLCPATSPMGRQGQGVPRQSPSGINQEIAEVVQRSKGARQTHLPVTCGITGKASQKFTQLGNRCPPELPARQAGAKHETKDERVSPSDRRAGRQDKKMKSEPFSVHNTARDIFRAKELNALQSKTGNVLTTSKPGSSQMRRGNHSKIEITGTIESPAPKRQAPQDPKSSDLKEHLLRELKSKLEKRNQSQVQGQHTDRSPASESLTYKASLTHAHGVSPGDMGASQVLHVHLEDSGISRQQRQEPWVPKKDLKRYEDKKFPPATMRVSPPGPNKEELGGGDAGLGTSQPTRKTFATQITASEGTLGSKSSHTSSQKAQPPPESLLRKKMNHIFQWLRPGTKGKNQEHPQEKGSPISSAQSRGLVKGRAAVTGTTTAQKTRTVPGKFPVEKLGQRCAAEVTRPQEPLPSLRKFVKTWQKAEEQAQAEPVQGHPSNYRAPSCKVPNTKSCHHVEVVFAGQNYPTCSRRIRDQNRHPQKVMAFKDQLLDQKRPLSVPRREHVPHPSSTCRRQAGPGASSCSHHC; encoded by the coding sequence atggcttccacagcttctgggactgagtcatcattcactctgtcctctgccttctcagaagtccctccaggagacctaacaccatcccctccacctgacccttccccaccgcccccctccgttctctcacctaacccgACGACACCCTTAGCTggctttctttcaccctcaccaccgggtcactctatgccaccagagccttctcctcccttggagtccaaattcccagcagaccattgcccaccccaaccccttgcccttccccctctcccaccacatgacacccaggcaacgggtcctattctccaaccagagaccactctgtctctgaatacgatcttctctcttgaccgcaccctttcccaagatattaacccctcaccaaatttgtcccagataatcaatcccactgattcactggcttgtcatcacacaccaccaagcctgtctgtctcaccaccgacagaccaccctttaactgtggctcgatctaaatcggtttccatcttactgaagtctgttccagagaactcatctccagatagccctggcgggttgtccacttatgtcccaacaatcagaggcactgaccattcaagcctgtcaatttcagaattatcctggtggcaagcttgtgccaaagacttgttcttagcaccttccaccttggcaccatgtgcttttaatcgagagtttcttgctctccattcttcagagtcctctctggagagacaccctacagctaaccttatagagcgtggtaacctctcatttctcagccctcatgtcctggcactcctggagagacaagtccgaaagaggagtgatttcctgatgtggagggaaaaggagaaggagaagggttcttttccaaaaaaacttaggCCAGACTACCCACTAAATCCTTCGCGGAAAATGctagagtcaaatgctgatgagtgtgactcagcattctcccttcctttttggagcagtgcaggcaaaccaaaggagctgcacatgcatgggcagcccccatatcctaaaatcttggaggaccatttacaggaaaaatgtacgcagctcttctggggtctcccatctctgcacagcgagtccttgccctctgctatccgtgactcaagtgactgcaccacaatcttccttttcaataccatctcaaatgcctccatgggccaagaatccccggtacctctccatcgcccacctccatccttgcctgagatccagccccaacccttgcctcaaaccctgccccaatcccagcccctacctctcactcaggtcaagtcccaggcccaccttaaatcctcactcccaatcctaccatctggtcctctaccccagagaaggatctgtggagtgtgtcaccatagaccccgggatgaatcagagtctctcacctcatctgaaattcaacaactggaatggaaagtgttgcagaagcaacaggaaagtttgtggggttcgccctctgtagtccaaagatctcaggaggAATTTTGTCCTTCAGCTCCCAACTTcccttaccatcaggcctcccaggcccatgcctccatctccacccttcccgtagagtttcctctcagtgatgagctgaggaagaaactggaacatcaccttcgaaagaggctcatccaacaccggtggggcctgccccgcaggatccgtgagtgtctgtcactgatgatgcctccaagagatttctcagagatagctaagtcagagagcaatcgtggactctcacggatctcggtgaacaaagatctaaatgttggattgagccaatccaaaagcttccatgacaggggttcagaactgcttcagggagagaaggagatggggaaggatcaggggcatagcccagagaacggcccaaaagctcacctgttgagtgacccagagagctcttcagataaggatccggcatatgactctgagaaagacctaaatagtcacgtggcaagtctgtcagggaaaaattcaagggccttggaggaaagtctagatcagaaacaacttgaaaatgtcctcaaagcacatttgagcaagaagtttgaggaaatcagtgaggctcggctccctgggacggtgcgcagttcatggcatgctagcaagcagacattgctgctttctgacaaatcccgcacccaaataacacagaggagtctgccaccttcagtgggtggggactcctccctgaataccttccaggagctttgcttcattgattccagtgcccaacagatgatggaaacccatattaaaagctttcgtatgacgatggagtggggccttccctgcagggtcctggaatccatacaggcgtttaaattggaagatgctgcatcccagtccttgccctatttctactgcgccccctcaaataacccaactttggaagtggactccaaatccaggggcttcgagccccatagaggaagctctaaatccgctcttcaagaaaaagcggaaacaacaaattcagccctggtcctggatcgtctttgccctgctacttcacctatgggcaggcagggacaaggggtgccgagacaatcaccctctggtatcaaccaagagattgcagaggttgttcagaggagtaagggtgccaggcagactcatctgcctgtcacctgtggcatcacaggcaaagcgagtcagaaatttactcagctaggcaacagatgccccccagagctgcctgcaaggcaagctggtgccaaacatgagacaaaggatgagagagtgagtcccagtgatagaagagcagggcgacaggacaaaaagatgaagtcggaacccttttccgtgcacaacacggccagggacatattcagggccaaggagctcaacgctctgcagtcaaaaactggtaatgtgttgacaaccagcaagccaggaagctcccaaatgagacgtgggaatcacagtaaaatagaaattactgggaccattgaaagccctgcaccaaaaagacaagctCCCCAAGACCCGAAGTCATCGGATCTGAAGGAACATCTGTTGAgggaattaaagtcgaaactagagaagaggaatcagagccaggtccaaggccaacacactgacaggtcccctgcctcagagagcttgacttacaaggcctcactgactcatgcccacggtgtctcccctggggacatgggagcttcccaggtgctgcatgtccatctggaggacagtgggatcagcaggcagcagcggcaggagccttgggtccctaagaaagacctaaagaggtacgaggataagaaattcccaccagctacaatgagagtgagccctccgggccccaacaaagaagagcttggtggaggggatgcagggttggggacatcccaacctaccaGAAAGACTTTcgctactcagatcacagcatcagaggggacgcttgggagcaagtcttcccacacctcatcacagaaggcacagcctcctcctgaaagtctgctcagaaaaaagatgaaccacatttttcaatggcttcgtcctgggacaaagggcaagaaccaagaacatccccaggaaaagggcagccccatatcatctgcacagagcagaggcctggttaaagggagagctgccgttactgggaccaccacggctcagaagaccaggacggtccctgggaagttcccagtggagaaactggggcagcgttgtgcagcagaggtcacccgccctcaagagccccttccttccctgaggaagtttgtgaaaacttggCAGAAGGCCGAAgaacaggcccaggcagagcccgtccaggggcatccttccaactacagggctccctcctgtaaagtgccaaacacTAAGTCCTGCCACCAcgtagaagttgtctttgctggccagaattatcctacatgttctagacggatcagagaccagaacagacaccctcagaaagtcatggcgtttaaagatcagctcttggatcagaagcgtcccttatctgtgccccgcagggagcatgtgccccatccaagctccacctgcaggcgtcaagccggcccaggggcctccagctgttctcaccactgctaa